A stretch of DNA from Piliocolobus tephrosceles isolate RC106 chromosome 21, ASM277652v3, whole genome shotgun sequence:
GACATTGATGACTCAGGACACAGAGACTTCACCAAAAACGTGATTACAGGGACATCTCAGGCTGACTGTGCTGTCCTGATTGTTGTTGTTGGTGTTGGTGAATTTGAAGCTGGTATCTCCAAGAATAGGCAGACCTGAGAGCATGCCCTTCTGGCTTACACACTGGGCGTGAAACAACTAATTGTTGGTGTTAACAAAATGGATTCTACTTAGCCACCCTACACCCAGAAGAACTATGAGGAAATTGTTAAGGAAGTCAGCACTTATATTAAGAAAATTGGCTACAACCCCATCGCATTTGTGCCAATTTCTGGTTGGAATGGTGACAGCATGCTGGAGCCAAGTGCTAACATGCCTTGGTTCAAGGGATGGAAAGTCACTTGTAAGGATGGCAATGCCAGTGGAACCACACTGCTTGAGGCTCTGGACTGCATCCAGCTGACACCAGCTCATCCAACTGACAAGCCCTTGCACCTGCCTCTCCAGGATGTCTACAAAATTGGTGGTACTGGTACTGTTCCTGTTGGCTGAGTGAAGACTGGTGTTCTGAAACCTGGTATGGTGGTCACCTTTGCTCCTGTCAATGTTACAGCTGAAGTAAAATCTGTCGAAATGCACCACGAAACTTTGAGTGAAGTTCTTCCTGGGGACAATGTGGGCTTCAATGTCAAGAACGCATCTGTCAAGGATGTTCATCTTGGCAACATTGCTGGTGACAGCAAAAACGACCCACCAATAGAAGCAGCTGGCTTCACCACTCAGGTGATTATCCTGAACCATCCAGGCCAAATCAGCATTGGCTATGCCCCTATACTGGATTGCCACATGGCTCATACTGCATGCAAGTTTGCTGAGCTGAAGGAAAAGATTGATTGCCATTCTGGTAAAAAGCTGGAAGATGGCCCTAAATTCTTGAAGTCTGGTGATGCTGCCATCGTTGATGTGGTTCCTGGCAAACCTATGTGTGTTGAGAGCTTCTAGGACTATCCACTTCTGGGTCGCTTTGCTGTTCATGATATGAGACAGACAGTTGCCATGGGTGTCATCAAAGCAGTGGACAAGAAGGCTGCTGGAGCTAGCAAGCTCACCAAGCCTGCCCAGAAAGCTCAGAAGGGTAAATGAATATTATCCCTAATACCTGCCACCCCAGTCTTAATCAGTGGTGGAAGAACGGTCTGAGAACTGTTTGTTTCAATTGGCCATTTAACTTTAGTAATAAAAGACTGGTTAGGGATAACAATGCATCATAAAAccttcagaaggaaaggagaatgttttgtggaccactttggttttcttttttgcgTGTGGCAGTTTTAagttattagttttttaaatcagtactttttttttttttttttgagacagagtctcactctgtcgcccaggctggagtgcagtggccggatctcagctcactgcaagctccgcctcccgggtttacgccattctcctgcctcagcctcccgagtagctgggactacaggcgcctgccacctcgccaggctagttttcttttttgtattttttagtagagacggggtttcaccatattagccaggatggtctcaatctcctgacctcgtgatccgcccgtctcggcctcccaaagtgctgggattacaggcttgagccaccgcgcccggcctaaatcagtactttttaatggaaacagCTTGACCAAAAATTTATCACAGAATTTTAAGAcccatttaaaaagtttaatgagaaaaaaaaactgtggcatgtatatatatatacaatggaatactgctcagccataaaaaaagtaATGATTTAACAGCATTTGCAACAACCTAGATGAGATTGGAGAAAACTATtctgagtgaagtaactcaggaatggaaaaccaaacatcgtatctTCTCACcaatatgtgggagctaagctgtgaggatgcaaaggcataagaatgatacaatggatgTTGGGAACTTAGGGGGAATgttgggagggggtgagggataaaagactacaaatagggtgcagtgtatactgctcgggtgatgggtgcatgacaatctcacaaatcaccactaaagaacttactcatgtaaccaaataccacctgtaccccaataacttatgaaaaaattaaaagtaaatttttaacattttaaaaaagtaaagttaGTGACTAAAAAAGGAAATCATGCAGTCTGTCTGTCGTCTATCAATCTAACATCTATCATCcaaccacccatccatccatcatctatctatctatctatctacctacctacctacctacctacctacctacataCCTACCTATACATCTTACCTATCTACCTATACATCCGTTTAAGAACAATTTTCTGGGAGGAGGATTGataattttcattaattcaacaaaaattgTCCAGTACCTAAATTATGTTGAAACTTAGTGCCAGAaagttatttcttccttcaagAAAATTTAGACTAAGGATGATTGCCTATGACCTAAATTGTCAATAGTTCATGGAACAAGATGTGTatattttgctctttctttcttattctcttcttctccttccttcctttttctttcctttcaacagcatctcactcagtcacccaggctggattacagtggtgccatcacagctcaccgcagccccaaactcctgggctgaagtgatcctcccacctcagccttccgagcagctgggaatgcaggcatgcgccaccatgcccaactaattttatttttgttttctggcacagacagggtctcactttgttgcccaggctggtcttggacttctggctttaagctattctcctgcctcagcctcccaaagtgccaggattataggtgtgagccactgtgccagcctgtTTTGCAGCTTTCTTAAGAAAGCACAGTTGAGAAGAGAAAACACTAAGAGCTTGACACATGCCAGCTACTGTGCTGGGAGCTTTTTCAAGTGTGACTTCATCTGGTCCTCATAAATACTAAGTTTCAAATTAGAATGACTCTCCTCCACTCAGAGATGTACATACATAGTCTACATTCCCATATCCTTGAACTAGTGATGCAACTTATCATCAATAAGGTCTTGCAATAGCTGCCAAACAAGCAGAGTGACACAGCTGCTGCCGCTTGTACAGGAACAAACTAAGTCTTCAGGAACAAACTAAGTCTTCAGGAACAAACTAAGTCAATATTCTTGACACTTCAATTAAGTTGTGTGGATTGCTTATGTTTCATGTGTTGAGTGTAATTGtcattttaaatatcagaaaacaCCATGATTTGGCTCGTGTGTTGTGTGTGCAGAATGACACATTAATAGAAGACCATGAAGTAAATTTACTGTTAATGAAGCACATACTCATTGTTTTAGGAATAAGCCCAGGTACATATTTTCTTGCAAATCAATAACCAAGTGCTTTATGGGGCACAAGAAGACAAAGGGATGAAGAGTATCACATTTTGTCTTCAAGATAGGCACAAAAGGATTGCCTAGCACAAGGAAAacaacatggcccatgtatacatatgtaacaaatctgcacgttgtgcacatgtaccctagaacataaagtataataataaaaaaaaaaaaaggcagaaggagTTGTCAAAATCTCTAGGAGTagatgaaagaaaattcaaagaaagaaGGGGCTAGTGTCACCAGTTCAATGATAACTTGCAGCATGGGTGTCAGCAGCTTAGAATAAAACCAAACTCTGCATGACCAGTGCTGTTGGTAGAACTGAGAACGATGTTGTGTAAGAAAGCACAGGAACCAATCTGGGGTTGAAAGATGATTCACAGGAGGCAGTCTCCAAATGTGGAGacattttaagaaatctttaacacatttatttcccacatatttttatttttctatttgcctTCCAAAAGTCTACGTCTCAACAGAGCAAGAAGCTCTGTTAATAAGTATAAACATTCTAAGTGATGAGATTGCATCTTAGAGTTGTAAAACAACAGTGTGTCTTTCAATGACATCTTAGTATTAATGAGATACAACATTAAGGATAATTTCTCTAAAtgattatcattataaaatgtactAAAAATTATCCCTTCAAGTTGCCCCTCGCCACTTCTGTAAGATGAAAAATTAAGTACACATTAACTTCCCAATGCCCAATAGTCAAGCTGAAGTTTCATCTGGAAGAAGAATGATAATTGTATATTAAAGATATTATTATTTGTCCTTTGTATTTTACCTAATCAAAAACTCGAACGTTTCTTTTTAACATTTGGTAGTAAACAAGCTGATAGCCTGGGCTCACTAGGAATCTTCACATTGTTGGCCTTCTTAGGTTCCAGGGTAGGGAAAAGCAGCCTTGTGCATCCAAACCACACCCCACACCTCTGCACACGTACAGGAAGCTAAGAATGAAGCTCAGAAAAGGAGAACCATTTCAAAGGCTATGGTACAGGCTGGATGAACTCGTCCCTATGCTGTGCCAGCAAGTGGAGGATGGAAAGTCTGACCAATCCTTAGACATTTTCTGATGGAATCATCACACACCCATGAAGGCTGAGGTCCTTTCTACAGCTTTGGGATCATTTGAACTTGTCCAAGCCCTTCCCTAGCTGGCACTTGCCTGGCAGACCTCAGTTTgccctgcccttcccttccctctgtcTGCACACCTAAGTACTACACATATCTAAGTACTACATCACCTATCATGGCCACTAATATAATATGATTATGAAAAGCAGGTGTTTAGTACTTTCCCTGACCATGTAACTAAGATGCTGGAGGTCTCTGAATTCTTGCATCAAGCACACCAGGAGATTTGGGCCATTGCtattctccacccccaccccgctTATTGAAGTTTCCAGAGCCATGGCTCATCTGCTAGGACAGGTGACAACTCTAATGACTCCAGAGCAAAAAACAAAGTGGCTTCAGAAAGGGTCCCCTTGACATTTCCAGAGACATCGTGCTTGGGGAATATAGAAGAAGCAAGCATTAGGAAGGAAAGGATGTGAAACCAGATAGAGAAATGGCTGAAGTATTCTCTCTGATTGGAGCTTAGTTGGGCACGCTCTCCTCATCAATGCCCGAGTCCGAAAACTCTTAGAAGCCTAACTTGGAGTAGGACCAACCTACGTTCATTCACCCTGAGGTCTGGAATAGTATACGGAGAATGCAATTAGACAGCCTACAATATTCAGCTCTCTGGTCCCTTACGCCACCCAGTCTCCTCCTTAAAGAAACTAAGGAATGTGCTTGGGAGACTTTGGTTACTTTCAAGGAGTGTGCTTGGGAGACTGCAGGTGGCATGATCAGCAACTGTCCAATCAGTAAACTTACCAGGGTAACAGGCCCATTTAGCCTGTATCCATAAGTTCCAGCCTTTTACCACTGTCCTTTAGTTCTCCTAGAGCCTCTTTGGAAGCATGATGCCACGATGCTGCATCTTGGGTAAGTAGGACCCCAAATCCAAACATCATCTCATCCCATCCCCAGTGCAGCTCCCAAACCTCAACCCAATTCATTCCCCTTTATCCCTAACATTATTCCAGCCTCCTGTGCCCTCCTAGTTATCTCAAAGCGTGACGAGCGTGCTGCTCAGAGCCTGCCTGAACAGGATCCCATACAGATTTAGCCCCAAGTGATaatctccactttttttttttttctttttgagacggagtcttgctctgccgccgggggctggagtgcagtggccagatctcagctcactgcaagccccgcctcccgggtttccaccattctcctgcctcagcctccggagtagctgggactacaggcgcccgccacctcgcccggctagtttttttgtatttttagtagagacggggtttcaccgtgttagccaggatggtctcgatctcctgacctcgtgatccgcccgtctcggcctcccaaagtgctgggattacaggcttgagccaccgcgcccggcctaatctcCACCTTTAAACCACCCTAAcccgtttgtttgtttgtttgtttccatacTTGTCACATTCTCAGCTCCATGTTcaaccctttttctttctcccttagtTCTTGCCTGGGGGATAACAGTCTTCCTCTCCCAGTGTTCAAACGGAACTACAGGTAAGGACAGGACagggaagaatgagaaggaaagagGTGACGCTGGGAAGAGAGACCGGGAATTGAGTATCTGTTTTTCCTTGGAAGCACACCATCAATGTCTGCCCCCAGATGCTCCTGTTGACTCTGGACCGTGGCTGTGCCACCCGGCGCCCAGGTGTGGGAACAAGATCTACAACCCTTCGGAGCAGTGCTGTTACGATGATGCCATCTTGTCCTTAGAGCAGACCCGTCGCTGTGGCTCCAACTGCACCTTCTGGCCCTGCTTTGAGCTCTGCTGTCCCGAGTCCTTTGGCCCCCAGCAGAAGTTTCTTGTGAAGCTGAAGGTTCTGGGTACCAAGTCTCAGTGTCACTCATCTCCCATCTCCCGGAGCTGTATCGGGTAAAGGCCCCTACCTTGCTCTTAACTAAAGGTATGAGGGAGGGATGAGGGATACAGAGGGCTTGAAGAGGAACTCCTGTTTGTGGAGTTCTAATAAGGGCAAAAGAGTCAGCCTGGTGGGAGCaggggaaagcaaaaagaagaagcagataagctgtaagtctgcctttcttcatggtccaggacAAATAGCCCTCCTGCATAAATAACTCACAACCTTCTTGCACCCAGCTATCACCAGATCCTTAGCTGGTAGAAAAATGCAAGTCATGCAGTTGCCTTCCTGATGTAAAAAACTAACATGCTAAATAATCCAGTGTCGGGAAGACAAAGATGTTTTGCTTCTCTGAAGAAGCTTATAATAATGTACAGTATATGTATATGCAGGGAACAATTGGTCAAAAGTGGATTTTGGTTTCCCCGAGGGGAAAGACTGGctttgtaattataattttttccttattttacttaCAACTGGTACAGTCTAAGTATTGTACGAAGTGCCCATGATTCTGTCAGTAAATTTGAGcatatttttattagttaatGTCAGTTTAAGTagtccttttgtttgtttctatttttaaggtGAATTTTTAATTCTATCTCAAATCAGTTAAGATACCTTGACAAAAACTGCAATGAGAGGAGGTAAGCTATCCTTTTTCAGGAAGAACTGATATCTCTGGCTAAATAGTTCTCCTTTTATTATGGTTTCCGAATCAGTTATTTTCTTCAGctttaatttcataaaattaaaaaactataaaaaaaattcctgtagCTGTTGGAATAATTAAAAAATCTGGTGCAGCGGTGGTATACCAATCTTTAGAATTCTTAAGTATTCTAATGTTTCAAGATGAGGTCATGCTTGGGAAAATCATGTCACAGCATTTACATTACtttcaaatgtcatttttttacCCTGGAAAGAAGTAATAATGTTCATCATAACGCTAGCAGCCTGGATAGTGAGCTAAACAAACCCTTGGAAGATTAAATTTTAATCAAGTAGACTAGGAATACAGAAAACAagtccttcctccccttcctcccaccgTTACAATCTTACTGGAAGGGTgttcagaaattaaaatttgtgtttgCTAAGACTTTATTCTGTTGGGGGTTTTAAGAGGTAATACATGTAATGTAAAATGTATGTAAACCATTGCAGGTTTCTAGGGCATTTTTCCATGCATCAGTAAGATGTCTGACGGTAACTGAATGTAACTTACAGAAAGTAACTAAAAGTTACATTCAGAAAAATAGCATCAGGCCTTGGATGTTCTTTATTAAACTCTTTTCTGGCACTAACTTTACCAAAAAAGTCTGTCATTTTCTAAAGTTCTTTTGCTAAAACTGTTGActatggaaaacaacaaaaaggaattttttaGTCTGCtgctattattaacatttatttgtttggacgaacggaggcaagatggtgcacttccgggttcttcatcNNNNNNNNNNattgccctcccactcctagaaaagccgctctctgccattgagccacgtggccttcttgcagccccactcctgtcgggatgtcgggactgtgggaagtccgtccgagagccccacggggggactctgccggcctccttccccggaggccgacagacttctcccacacaccttaggttaccaaaataaacgtgcagttttgctgttacacttgcctacccgctggttcttttgcgcccgctgggctggtcttagaaaaacaagacattatTATCTGTAATTTTGGCTCAGGAAATGACTTCACCTAGTCATTCCATAAGCCGATCTTTAACAGGGTCACCTAGCTAATTGGGCtgtgtaaacagatgtgctgggagaaaattataatatttagtatttgtcctaaatatcaaaaatattttgacaagTTTCTTTTTAAGATAGTTTCTAAAGCCTTACCCTGGCTAAAGACGTTTTGTACAAATTATATATAGCCTGCCTAATCTACTAACATGGCACAGAGACTCACAATTAACAATGTGGGGAAAGTCAGGACAGTGGAAGTGgatgtatactttttattttgagggcTTCAACCAAATTGCCTTGGAATTAAAGGTGTATTTCTGCAGCTTTCagtacagagaaaaagaagaaagtgaagctGTGTCAGTTTTAGCATTAGCTATATcacagcacattttaaaaagatagatgaAGTCATTTACATAAAGGTACAGCATTGAAATACtatgttgtgtttgtttttacatttttctactttaaaaatgcagtaaaagccaagttaaatttcatttaaaaaaaaagaaaaaaagaaaaatgcaaatcagctcactgaaaccttgccATTATCAGTACTGTAAGTAGCTCTCTCCAGCACAAGCACCATCCTATAAAATCCCCAGCAAGCCTTTGTCTCTTTGCAGTCAGCTCCCCACTTGCTGTTTTGCCTTTGCTTTCTTGCaacatatttttctacttttgctaaaaaaatctgcctttctttacctacaactgtcttgATGAATTCTTTTTACTACCCATGTGACACCAACCCTAGATAGTCGTCACCTGCGACACGGTTGTTTTATCTCTGGCTAATTCTGaaatctttcctctcttctccttgtCTTTGTCTCATAAttcctcaatttttctttcttcacagctGAGAGGAAATAATACTCATCTCAGTGAGTTGTTGAGATGCATCTTGGGAAGATGTTCAGGCTATGAGTGTTGGAGTGAGCAGCTGGGAGGAAAATcttggaaattttcttttcttcttttttttttttcaagacaggatctcactttgtcacccaagctagtacagtggcatgatctcggctcactgcagcctcaacctcctgggctcaagtgatcttcctacctcagtctcctgagtaactgcgaCTACATGCACATGGCACatgccacatctggctaactgtggggaaaccaacaaagatcaaaagagacaaagaaggccactacataatggtaaagggatcaattcaacaagaagaggtaactatactaaatatatatgcacccaatacaggagcacccagattcataaagcaagtccttagagacttacagagagacttagactcccacacaataataatgggagactttaacaccccacttgtggggaaaagaaagagagatcagactgttactgtgtctatatagaaggaagtagacataagagactccatttagttctgtatttgagatgctgttaatctgtgaccctatcCCCAACTTTTTCCTTGCAAGAGAaatgtggtgtggtgactcaaagtttaatggatattgggctgtgcaggatgtgtctttgttaaacaagtacctgaaggcagcttgctgattaaaaatcctgcccctccctgggcaatggtacatctctcggtaaaacccattgtgtgctttgtttactgagtaaggagaaaaccgcctttaggaataaggtggggcttgctggagcaataccgctaaaaggtttatggagatgtcgcatatgcatctcaaggcacagcattttcctttaaacttattcatgttacaaggatttttgttcatatgtcttactgctgatttcc
This window harbors:
- the IGFL3 gene encoding insulin growth factor-like family member 3; this translates as MMPRCCILVLAWGITVFLSQCSNGTTDAPVDSGPWLCHPAPRCGNKIYNPSEQCCYDDAILSLEQTRRCGSNCTFWPCFELCCPESFGPQQKFLVKLKVLGTKSQCHSSPISRSCIG